CTCGGAGCGTTGAAGGAAATGAGGCGGGTTGTCGGTCGGAACGGAAAGGTATTCGCGATGGAAAACAATATCGCGATGAACCTTTTTTATCCGAAATGTCCGGTTTACGAAAAATTATGGAATGATCTCGGGACGCTACAGGAAATGCTGGGCGGGGACGCATACATAGGTAAGAAATTGATGGTCCTGTTCCGCGATGCCGGATTCAGGAAAATAGAATTAAGCATTCAACCCGAAGTACACTACAGCCACAGTCCGGCGTTTGAGCTCTGGGTCGAGAACACTTTAAGTGTTCTCCAGGGAGCGAAGCAGGGTATCGTTGAACATGGAGTGGCTTCAGCGCTTGAATTTGATTTAGTCGCGGTTGAGCTGCGCGAATTCAAGAAACGCAAAGACGCAAGTACGGTGTTTTATTGGAACAGAGCCGTGGGAACTAAATAAGGATATCCGGAAACCCGGGATACACAGGGGTGTTTGTCAGGACAGTGATGGTTTGATAGAGAGAGTCGACATTATATGCGTACCCGCCCGGTCTAGCCATATATGTTCCAGAGCGAGGGATTACGGCCGGGTCAATCGATGAAGATGCAAAGAATGCGGCAGTTCCGATCAGCGTGTACTGTGAGCCTTCGTCCATCCATGACTGTGGCCCTGTTCGAAATCGCCGTTGACTACTC
This genomic interval from Candidatus Kryptoniota bacterium contains the following:
- a CDS encoding methyltransferase domain-containing protein — translated: MSRRAKYVHGTNREEQTRLAKLNDITNKPYIEFLGLKGNESVLEVGSGLGILTSSVAGLLKHGKIIGLEYSWEQLSRVPRPPRNLQFVRADAQGLPFENNSFDIVYSRYVLEHLGDPLGALKEMRRVVGRNGKVFAMENNIAMNLFYPKCPVYEKLWNDLGTLQEMLGGDAYIGKKLMVLFRDAGFRKIELSIQPEVHYSHSPAFELWVENTLSVLQGAKQGIVEHGVASALEFDLVAVELREFKKRKDASTVFYWNRAVGTK